The sequence below is a genomic window from Sporolituus thermophilus DSM 23256.
GTTTCATCGATGCTGATATATTTCGAATGCGAGCCTGGCAGGGCGACGAGCGCCGGCCCGGTTAAGCCCAGTTGGGCCATGATGCCGATAGTCTCGACTTCCTCGCCCCGCATCATGTCCATCTCTTCGCAGGTTTCCAGGCTCACCTTACCCACAGCATTCTTTACGCCCGGTACGAACCAGATGGGACCGTCCAGCACTTCCGGGATTACGGCCGACACCATCCCGCGCGCCACCTCCCGCACGCCGGCCGGCGCCGGCACGTGGGGCACTTCGCACAGGCCGACGTTGGCGGTTATCATGCCTGACGCCAGCACCAGCCCCAGCTTTTCCCGGGAAATACCGGCCTCCGCCAACGCCGCTTCCAGACAGGCACGCACGCCCTGCTCTAGCTTAACGCGGCTGCCGGTGAGGACGGTGTCGCGAACGCCTACGGCCGCGGCCGCCTGCCCGCAGACAGTGCCGTCATGCCACACCTTTATCCTGGTATTAGTCGTCCCCGTGTCGATCGTTGCGATGTACATAACGTCATCACCCTACTGCGCTATAGCCGTCGCCTTTTCCTTGCGGCGCTGGGCCAGATAGGAGCCGACGATCGAGATCGCGGCCAAAGCGAAAAAGAGCAGGCAGATGGGACGGGTGAAGAAAATGCTCGGGTCGCCTTGGGACATAACCAGGCTGCGGCGGAACTCGCCTTCGGCCATGGGCCCAAGAATTAGGGCCAGGACGATGGGCGAGATAGGAAACTTCAGTTTCTGCATGAGGTAGCCGATAACGCCGAACACCATCATGACCAGCACGTCGAACAGGCTGTTGTTGATGGCATAGGAGCCGACGACGCAGAGGATGAAAATGATCGGCGTCAGGATTGGCTTGGGGACGGTTACCACTTTGGCGATGTATTTAACGCCAAAGAGGCCGAACAGCAGCATAAAGCCATTGGCCACCATGAGTCCGGCAAAGAGCGAGTATACCACGTCGGCGTTATCTTTAAACAGCATCGGTCCGGGCTTGAGTCCCTGCAGCATGAGCGCCCCGAGCATCACGGCCGTCACGGCGTCGCCCGGCACGCCCAGGGTTAAGAGCGGCACCAGCGCGCCACCAGTCACGCCGTTGTTCGCCGATTCCGGCGCCGCTACTCCTTCCAGGACCCCGGTGCCGAATTTGTCGCTGTCTTTGGAGCTGCGCTTGCACTCGCCATAGGAAACGAAGGCGGCGATGTCGGCGCCGGCGCCGGGGATGATGCCGATGAAGGTGCCAATGGCCGAGCCTTTGAGAATGGTCTTGGCGCATTGCTTCAGTTCGTCCAGGCTAGGCAAGTTGCCGGCAATTTTTACGTCGATGTTAAAACTTCTGATCATTGACTCAGTGGTAGCCAGCGCCTCGGACACCGCGAAGAGGCCGATGAGCACCGGAATAAAGGAAATACCGCTTAGGAGATTGGCATTGTCAAAAGTAAACCGCGGGTAGCCGGTAATCGGGTCCATGCCGATGGTGGCCAGCAGCAAGCCGAAGAAACCGGCCGCCAAACCCTTGAGCACCTGGTCGCCTGAAATACTGGAAATGATGCTGAGGCCAAAGAGCGCCAGCGCGAAGTATTCGGGCGGGCCAAAAGACAAGGCTATCTTGGCGAGCTGCGGCGCGATGAACGTAAGGGCCAGAGCGCTGAACATGCCGCCGCAGAAGGAAGCGATGGTTGACATGCCGAGCGCCTTGCCGGCCTGGCCTTTTTGGGCCAGCATGTAGCCTTCGATGACGGTGGCGGCCGCCGCCGGCGTCCCCGGCGTACGGAGGAGAATGGCGGAAATGGACCCTCCGTAAATAGCGCCGCAGTAGATGCCGACAAGCAGGACAAGGCCGGCAACGGCGTTCATGCCAAAAGTAAGCGGTACCAGCAGCGCCACCCCCATGGTTGCCGTCAGGCCAGGTAGCGCGCCAATGATGATCCCGCCCAGCACCCCGGCGGCGATGATGAGCAGCATGGACGGCTGCAGAACGGTGATAAACCC
It includes:
- a CDS encoding 2-dehydro-3-deoxygalactonokinase; amino-acid sequence: MYIATIDTGTTNTRIKVWHDGTVCGQAAAAVGVRDTVLTGSRVKLEQGVRACLEAALAEAGISREKLGLVLASGMITANVGLCEVPHVPAPAGVREVARGMVSAVIPEVLDGPIWFVPGVKNAVGKVSLETCEEMDMMRGEEVETIGIMAQLGLTGPALVALPGSHSKYISIDETGRITGCLTTLAGELLDVITHHTLLADALGGAFADAINPAMLRQGAAYARAVGLSRLCFTTRILHLFTDLSRNDKANFLLGAVLAADLVALRGSRAIKIGPEIPVWVAGKPELRQALTLLFGDDPHFRGRVCEVDDAVLQNAAGVGAIAVARARGLV
- a CDS encoding tripartite tricarboxylate transporter permease, which encodes MGDLILGFITVLQPSMLLIIAAGVLGGIIIGALPGLTATMGVALLVPLTFGMNAVAGLVLLVGIYCGAIYGGSISAILLRTPGTPAAAATVIEGYMLAQKGQAGKALGMSTIASFCGGMFSALALTFIAPQLAKIALSFGPPEYFALALFGLSIISSISGDQVLKGLAAGFFGLLLATIGMDPITGYPRFTFDNANLLSGISFIPVLIGLFAVSEALATTESMIRSFNIDVKIAGNLPSLDELKQCAKTILKGSAIGTFIGIIPGAGADIAAFVSYGECKRSSKDSDKFGTGVLEGVAAPESANNGVTGGALVPLLTLGVPGDAVTAVMLGALMLQGLKPGPMLFKDNADVVYSLFAGLMVANGFMLLFGLFGVKYIAKVVTVPKPILTPIIFILCVVGSYAINNSLFDVLVMMVFGVIGYLMQKLKFPISPIVLALILGPMAEGEFRRSLVMSQGDPSIFFTRPICLLFFALAAISIVGSYLAQRRKEKATAIAQ